The following coding sequences lie in one Arachis ipaensis cultivar K30076 chromosome B05, Araip1.1, whole genome shotgun sequence genomic window:
- the LOC107642009 gene encoding mitochondrial outer membrane protein porin of 34 kDa-like isoform X1 — translation MSKSSPGCYFDIGKRARDVLYKDYAERPEMQFHYKYFDWNVDLSCELEQAVQGLRTVLECTVPDSGKVELQYLNKYMGITGSVGLLANSEEELVPAATVSGLIGTSIVSLGGCVALDISSKAIERLNAGLNLSSPYLAASLTMGRVSPSHKMRGDEDKFDTLRGSFFVDVNPLTRSAIAAEVNHSLSENVTSVTMGAQHALLPSTLIKARLDSYGTAGFLIQQDFWKKFYVTMAAEIDLGGREEMIPKLGFSMALCP, via the exons ATGAGCAAGTCATCCCCTGGATGCTATTTTGATATTGGGAAGAGGGCTAGAG ATGTGCTTTACAAGGACTATGCTGAACGACCAGAAATGCAGTTTCACTATAAATACTTCGACTGGAATGTAGATCTCTCCTGTGAAC TAGAACAAGCTGTGCAAGGACTGAGGACCGTTCTAGAATGTACGGTACCCGATTCTGGGAAG GTTGAACTTCAATACTTGAATAAATACATGGGGATTACAGGGAGTGTTGGATTGCTGGCGAATTCGGAAGAAGAATTGGTCCCGGCCGCAACCGTGTCGGGTCTAATAGGAACGAGCATTGTGTCCCTGGGAGGCTGTGTTGCCCTTGACATATCATCAAAAGCGATTGAAAGGCTCAATGCTGGTTTGAACTTGAGCAGTCCCTACCTTGCTGCTTCCTTGACCATGGGAAGAGTGAGCCCATCTCACAAGAT GCGCGGCGACGAAGACAAATTCGACACTCTGAGAGGCTCATTCTTTGTGGATGTGAACCCCTTAACAAGAAGTGCCATTGCAGCCGAAGTGAATCATAGCCTTTCGGAAAATGTGACCAGTGTTACCATGGGAGCGCAGCACGCGCTGCTTCCTTCGACTCTGATCAAGGCACGACTTGACTCCTACGGCACGGCAGGTTTTCTCATTCAACAAGATTTCTGGAAGAAATTTTATGTAACCATGGCTGCCGAAATCGATCTCGGTGGCCGTGAAGAGATGATTCCCAAGCTTGGCTTCTCTATGGCCCTGTGTCCCTAG
- the LOC107642009 gene encoding mitochondrial outer membrane protein porin of 34 kDa-like isoform X2, which translates to MSKSSPGCYFDIGKRARDVLYKDYAERPEMQFHYKYFDWNVDLSCELEQAVQGLRTVLECTVPDSGKVELQYLNKYMGITGSVGLLANSEEELVPAATVSGLIGTSIVSLGGCVALDISSKAIERLNAGLNLSSPYLAASLTMGRARRRRQIRHSERLILCGCEPLNKKCHCSRSES; encoded by the exons ATGAGCAAGTCATCCCCTGGATGCTATTTTGATATTGGGAAGAGGGCTAGAG ATGTGCTTTACAAGGACTATGCTGAACGACCAGAAATGCAGTTTCACTATAAATACTTCGACTGGAATGTAGATCTCTCCTGTGAAC TAGAACAAGCTGTGCAAGGACTGAGGACCGTTCTAGAATGTACGGTACCCGATTCTGGGAAG GTTGAACTTCAATACTTGAATAAATACATGGGGATTACAGGGAGTGTTGGATTGCTGGCGAATTCGGAAGAAGAATTGGTCCCGGCCGCAACCGTGTCGGGTCTAATAGGAACGAGCATTGTGTCCCTGGGAGGCTGTGTTGCCCTTGACATATCATCAAAAGCGATTGAAAGGCTCAATGCTGGTTTGAACTTGAGCAGTCCCTACCTTGCTGCTTCCTTGACCATGGGAAGA GCGCGGCGACGAAGACAAATTCGACACTCTGAGAGGCTCATTCTTTGTGGATGTGAACCCCTTAACAAGAAGTGCCATTGCAGCCGAAGTGAATCATAG
- the LOC107643887 gene encoding uncharacterized protein LOC107643887, whose protein sequence is MAVPASSSSPSLRSLHNNHTTFSFSSFRRKPSLLTATATARKPLTILAMAPKKKVNKYDDNWEKQWFGAGIFYEGSEEVEVDVFKKLEKRKVLSNVEKAGLLSKAEELGLTLSSIEKLGVFSKAEELGLLSLLENAAGFSPSALASAALPAVVAAIAAIVLIPDDSAALVAVQAVVAAVLGVGAVGLFVGSVVLDGLQEAD, encoded by the exons ATGGCAGTTCCTGCCTCTTCTTCATCTCCTTCTCTTCGATCACTCCACAACAACCACACCACTTTCTCCTTCAGCTCCTTCCGCCGCAAACCTTCCCTTCtcaccgccaccgccaccgccagGAAACCCTTAACCATCCTCGCCATGGCTCCCAAAAAGAAG GTGAACAAGTACGACGATAATTGGGAGAAGCAGTGGTTTGGGGCGGGGATCTTCTACGAGGGAAGCGAGGAAGTTGAAGTGGACGTGTTCAAGAAGTTGGAAAAGAGGAAGGTCCTCAGCAACGTCGAAAAGGCGGGGCTGCTCTCCAAGGCGGAGGAGCTCGGACTCACGCTCTCCTCCATCGAGAAGCTTGGCGTCTTCTCGAAAGCCGAGGAGCTTGGACTGCTCAGCCTGCTCGAGAACGCCGCCGGATTCTCTCCCTCCGCCCTCGCCTCCGCGGCGCTGCCAGCCGTCGTCGCAGCCATCGCGGCGATTGTTCTCATCCCTGATGACTCCGCTGCTCTTGTTGCAGTACAGGCGGTTGTCGCCGCCGTACTTGGAGTTGGCGCGGTTGGGTTGTTTGTTGGGTCTGTTGTGCTCGATGGGTTGCAAGAGGCTGATTGA